Proteins co-encoded in one Musa acuminata AAA Group cultivar baxijiao unplaced genomic scaffold, Cavendish_Baxijiao_AAA HiC_scaffold_1077, whole genome shotgun sequence genomic window:
- the LOC135666286 gene encoding BAG family molecular chaperone regulator 1-like — protein sequence MKSKMRSRTGERAAVFSPIKESPPAEKAAEWEVRPGGMLVQKRDPDADAVAAPVPAIRVKVKYGAVYHEIYISSQATFGELKKVLSARTGLHPLDMKLMYKDKERESTAFLDIAGVKDKSKVVLVEDSTAQAKRLLEMRKTDKMEKAAKSISAISLEVDRLASKVSALDGIVNKGGRVVETDVTNLIDSLMNELIKLDAIVADGDAKLQRRTQIRRVQKYVETLDAIKIKNWMPRGNGPPGKEQPQWSQPMQQRRDSQPQHQQQKMHLQQSQNQYQHQNRHQPPQSHFQQQQQLNKLPQQAVVLSSMNWETFDSLFTTSTSTPTAAATSTPHARLDWELF from the exons ATGAAGAGcaagatgcggtcgaggacaggcGAGAGAGCGGCAGTTTTCAGCCCCATAAAGGAGTCACCGCCGGCGGAGAAGGCAGCGGAGTGGGAGGTCAGGCCCGGCGGGATGCTCGTCCAGAAGCGCGATCCCGACGCCGACGCCGTGGCCGCTCCTGTACCCGCTATCCGCGTCAAGGTCAAGTACGGCGCCGTGTACCACGAGATCTACATCAGCTCTCAGGCCACCTTCG GGGAGCTGAAGAAGGTGCTGTCAGCCAGGACGGGGCTGCACCCGCTCGACATGAAGCTGATGTACAAGGATAAGGAGAGGGAGTCGACGGCGTTCCTGGACATCGCCGGCGTgaaggacaagtcgaaggtggtgTTAGTGGAAGACTCCACGGCGCAGGCCAAGCGCCTCCTCGAGATGCGCAAGACCGACAAGATGGAGAAGGCCGCCAAGTCCATCTCCGCCATCAGCCTCGAGGTCGATCGGCTCGCCTCCAAG GTGTCGGCGTTGGATGGGATCGTGAACAAGGGCGGGAGGGTAGTGGAGACGGACGTGACCAATCTCATCGACTCGTTGATGAACGAGCTGATAAAGCTGGATGCCATCGTCGCCGACGGGGACGCGAAGCTGCAGAGGAGAACGCAG ATTAGGAGAGTGCAGAAGTATGTGGAGACCCTGGACGCGATCAAGATCAAGAACTGGATGCCGAGAGGAAATGGTCCCCCGGGCAAAGAACAGCCGCAGTGGTCACAGCCAATGCAGCAGAGGAGGGACTCACAACCTCAGCATCAGCAGCAAAAGATGCATTTGCAGCAATCACAGAACCAGTACCAGCACCAAAATCGTCATCAACCACCACAATCCCATttccaacagcagcagcagctaaaTAAGCTGCCGCAGCAAGCCGTGGTACTGTCGTCGATGAACTGGGAAACATTCGATTCCCTGTTCACGACATCCACCTCCACGCCCACGGCCGCCGCCACTTCCACTCCCCATGCAAGGTTGGACTGGGAGCTGTTTTGA